The proteins below come from a single Triticum aestivum cultivar Chinese Spring chromosome 5D, IWGSC CS RefSeq v2.1, whole genome shotgun sequence genomic window:
- the LOC123124179 gene encoding plant cysteine oxidase 2, whose amino-acid sequence MGAGAAGLDVAGAVPAKRRRVLAAKTRVGRPRQARRRAQPQPPTPLQRLFRACRAVFRGPGTVPAPPEVALLRAMLDRMRPEDVGLSPDMRFFRTRDNTAQGNPTITHTTIYKSDNFSMVILFLPQNAVIPLHNHPGMTVFSKPLIGSMHIKSYDWADPDDDPAASSPDDQLRLAELVVDDLFTAPCNTSVLYPTAGGNMHRFTAIAPCAILDILGPPYSIEEDRDCTYYADVPYSSQHPKGRRLAWLKEVDMPRDLKMCSVRYGGPRISDR is encoded by the exons ATGGGCGCGGGGGCAGCGGGGCTGGATGTGGCGGGGGCCGTGCCCGCCAAGCGGAGGCGGGTGCTGGCGGCCAAGACCAGAGTGGGTAGGCCGCGGCAAGCGAGGAGGCgcgcgcagccgcagccgccgacGCCGCTGCAGCGGCTCTTTCGGGCCTGCCGCGCTGTCTTCAGGGGCCCCGGCACCGTGCCCGCGCCACCCGAGGTCGCCCTGCTCCGGGCCATGCTCG ACAGAATGAGGCCAGAGGACGTCGGCCTGAGCCCAGACATGAGATTCTTCAGGACTAGAGACAATACGGCCCAAGGGAACCCAACCATCACACACACCACCATATACAAATCTGACAATTTCTCG ATGGTCATCTTGTTCCTGCCGCAAAATGCGGTCATCCCTCTACACAATCACCCCGGGATGACCGTGTTCAGCAAGCCGCTCATCGGATCGATGCATATAAAGTCGTACGACTGGGCCGATCCTGATGATGATCCAGCCGCCTCATCGCCCGACGATCAAC TGAGGTTGGCGGAGCTGGTTGTGGATGATCTCTTCACGGCGCCTTGCAACACGTCGGTCCTCTACCCGACGGCGGGAGGCAACATGCACCGTTTCACGGCCATCGCGCCATGCGCCATCCTCGACATCCTTGGCCCCCCTTACTCCATCGAAGAGGACCGAGATTGCACCTACTACGCGGATGTTCCCTACTCCTCCCAGCATCCCA AAGGCCGGCGCCTCGCGTGGCTGAAAGAGGTCGACATGCCGAGGGATCTGAAGATGTGCAGCGTTCGGTATGGTGGCCCGCGGATCTCCGACAGGTGA